In one window of Shewanella goraebulensis DNA:
- the lysA gene encoding diaminopimelate decarboxylase → MDHFTYQQDQLFAEGCSVAELARTHGTPLYIYSRATLERHWNAFDNAVADHPHLICYAVKANSNLAVLNVLARLGSGFDIVSGGELARVIAAGGDPKKVVFSGVGKTTAEMEQALNTGIYCFNVESSAELELLNEVAGKLGKVAPISLRVNPDVDAGTHPYISTGLKENKFGIAMDEAEQVFARAHELPHLAVKGVDCHIGSQLTEMQPFLDAMDRMLALIDRLAANGIEIKHFDVGGGLGVPYDDETPPHPDVYAAALLERLGERPLKLIFEPGRAIAANAGIFVTEVLSLKENSDKRFAIVDGAMNDLIRPALYSAWQNIIPVQLTSAPSFEYDVVGPVCETGDFLGKNRQLNVQAGDLLAVRSSGAYGFVMASNYNSRPKPAEVMVDKDQNQVIREREKLEQLWQGEHLLP, encoded by the coding sequence TTGGATCATTTTACATATCAACAAGATCAACTTTTTGCTGAAGGCTGCTCTGTTGCTGAACTTGCTCGTACCCACGGCACACCGTTATATATTTACTCACGAGCGACATTAGAGCGTCACTGGAATGCATTTGATAATGCAGTCGCTGATCACCCTCATTTGATTTGTTATGCCGTAAAAGCAAACTCAAACCTTGCTGTGTTAAATGTGCTGGCGCGTTTAGGCAGTGGTTTTGATATTGTTTCAGGTGGTGAACTTGCCCGCGTTATCGCTGCAGGCGGCGATCCTAAAAAAGTGGTGTTTTCTGGTGTGGGTAAAACCACAGCTGAAATGGAACAAGCACTGAATACTGGTATTTATTGTTTTAACGTTGAATCAAGTGCCGAACTTGAACTGTTAAACGAAGTTGCTGGTAAATTAGGTAAGGTTGCGCCAATTTCACTACGGGTAAATCCTGATGTTGATGCAGGGACACATCCTTATATTTCTACTGGCCTTAAAGAGAACAAATTTGGTATTGCCATGGATGAAGCAGAGCAAGTGTTTGCTCGCGCCCATGAATTACCTCATCTCGCCGTTAAAGGGGTTGATTGTCATATTGGTTCACAGCTGACTGAAATGCAGCCGTTTTTAGATGCCATGGATCGTATGTTGGCACTTATTGACCGTTTAGCAGCCAATGGCATTGAAATTAAACACTTTGATGTTGGTGGTGGCTTAGGTGTGCCTTATGATGATGAAACACCGCCACATCCAGATGTTTATGCAGCAGCGTTACTTGAACGCTTGGGCGAACGTCCACTTAAATTGATATTTGAACCAGGCCGTGCAATTGCGGCAAATGCAGGTATTTTTGTCACGGAAGTGTTATCACTGAAAGAAAACAGCGATAAACGCTTTGCCATTGTTGACGGCGCGATGAATGACTTAATCCGCCCAGCGCTTTACAGTGCGTGGCAAAACATTATTCCTGTGCAGCTCACCTCAGCGCCAAGCTTTGAATACGATGTGGTAGGCCCTGTATGTGAAACTGGTGACTTTTTGGGTAAAAACCGTCAGCTGAATGTGCAAGCTGGTGACTTACTTGCAGTGCGCTCAAGTGGTGCTTATGGTTTTGTGATGGCGTCAAATTACAATTCACGCCCGAAACCAGCAGAGGTCATGGTCGATAAAGATCAAAACCAAGTGATCCGTGAGCGTGAAAAGCTTGAGCAATTGTGGCAAGGTGAACATCTACTACCTTAA
- the cyaY gene encoding iron donor protein CyaY, giving the protein MAMTDTEFHQLADEMFSKIENAIEAAIDEQDADVDIFASGNVLQLEFEDGSQIVINKQEPLHELWIASRTGGYHFAFVDGKWFDERNNSEFMPFVIDAITKQSGIALSI; this is encoded by the coding sequence ATGGCTATGACAGATACAGAATTTCATCAGTTGGCTGATGAGATGTTCAGCAAGATTGAAAATGCCATTGAGGCTGCGATTGACGAACAAGATGCCGATGTCGATATCTTCGCAAGCGGTAATGTACTGCAGTTAGAATTTGAAGATGGCTCGCAAATTGTCATCAACAAACAAGAACCTTTACATGAGTTGTGGATAGCCAGTCGTACCGGCGGGTACCATTTTGCTTTTGTAGACGGCAAATGGTTTGATGAGCGCAATAACAGTGAATTCATGCCTTTTGTTATTGATGCCATTACTAAGCAAAGCGGTATTGCACTTTCTATCTAG
- the hemC gene encoding hydroxymethylbilane synthase, translating to MSQNVIRIATRKSPLAMWQAEFVKAELERIHSGLTVELLPMSTKGDVILDTPLAKVGGKGLFVKELEVAMLEDRADIAVHSMKDVPVDFPEGLGLQVICEREDPRDAFVSNTYKTIEELPQGAVVGTSSLRRQCQIRAARPDLVIKDLRGNVGTRLAKLDGGDYDAIILAAAGLIRLKLDERIASFISAEDSLPANGQGAVGIECRMNDERVKALLAPLEHLETRYRVLAERAMNTRLEGGCQVPIGAYAEIEGDTLSLRGLVGNPDGSQVIEGAVSGPKTDAIALGEALADDLLSRGAKTILDAVYNK from the coding sequence ATGTCTCAAAATGTTATTCGTATCGCTACTCGTAAAAGTCCACTGGCTATGTGGCAAGCTGAATTCGTTAAAGCTGAGCTTGAACGTATTCATTCAGGTTTAACTGTAGAACTTCTTCCAATGAGCACTAAAGGAGACGTGATTTTAGATACGCCTCTGGCTAAAGTGGGTGGTAAAGGTTTATTCGTTAAAGAACTTGAAGTTGCTATGCTTGAAGATCGCGCTGATATCGCTGTTCATTCAATGAAGGATGTACCAGTAGATTTCCCAGAAGGATTAGGTTTACAGGTTATTTGTGAGCGTGAAGATCCACGTGACGCTTTCGTATCTAACACATACAAAACGATTGAAGAGCTACCACAAGGTGCTGTAGTTGGTACTTCTAGCTTGCGTCGTCAGTGTCAAATTCGCGCAGCTCGTCCAGATCTCGTCATCAAAGACTTACGTGGTAATGTCGGTACGCGTTTAGCTAAGCTAGATGGCGGTGATTACGATGCCATCATCCTTGCTGCAGCTGGTCTAATTCGTCTTAAATTAGATGAGCGTATTGCTAGCTTCATCTCAGCAGAAGATTCACTACCAGCTAACGGTCAAGGTGCTGTAGGTATTGAATGTCGTATGAATGACGAACGTGTTAAAGCGCTACTTGCTCCACTTGAGCATTTAGAAACTCGTTACCGCGTACTTGCTGAGCGTGCTATGAACACTCGCCTTGAAGGTGGTTGTCAGGTACCAATCGGTGCTTATGCTGAAATCGAAGGTGACACATTAAGCTTACGTGGCTTAGTCGGTAATCCTGATGGTAGCCAAGTGATTGAAGGTGCTGTATCTGGCCCTAAAACTGATGCGATTGCATTAGGTGAAGCGCTAGCTGATGACTTACTTAGCCGCGGCGCTAAAACAATATTAGACGCTGTTTACAACAAGTAA
- a CDS encoding uroporphyrinogen-III C-methyltransferase, with translation MENNKQDSSQSSTKDSTVESVNNEAESSTELEQSKTSNTQKSTSKNHQKIQTTDAKDSEKTHRTYSDPEVAPKQKSSWWVRLSILLCLIIALVGIGISYLLLIELESQKIELQTQYQQTQAISNEVTEALIEPKRRIAELEVQQQNDTLAYQQQNQLAKSHQQLQERVATIAQRNPNHWMASEAEYLVRMAGRKLWLENDPKTAASLLSSADDRIEAMKDPALLPIRRALAHDLAQTNAIKTTDVAGTIYSIDSILNQLDSLPLNRAKAQTAEDLAEQHVMTDSLDDWQSNLAKTWHSVTDGFITIRKRTTDLEPLLAPDQQWYLIENIRNKLLQAQLALYQHDEVNYRQSIGFARTWIQQYFDLDEAQTQETMTALDALITVKIEQVKHTNFESTRLLQQLITFGSLVPAEEPQL, from the coding sequence ATGGAAAACAATAAGCAAGATTCAAGTCAATCAAGTACGAAAGATTCAACCGTTGAATCAGTGAATAATGAGGCTGAGTCTTCGACTGAATTAGAGCAAAGCAAGACATCTAATACTCAAAAATCCACGAGTAAAAATCATCAGAAAATCCAGACAACGGATGCCAAAGATTCAGAAAAGACTCATCGCACCTACAGTGATCCTGAAGTGGCTCCGAAACAAAAAAGTTCATGGTGGGTAAGACTTAGTATTTTATTATGTCTTATCATCGCGCTAGTTGGCATTGGTATTAGCTACTTATTACTAATTGAGCTTGAAAGCCAAAAAATTGAGCTACAGACTCAATACCAACAAACTCAAGCCATCAGCAATGAAGTAACAGAAGCTTTAATTGAGCCTAAAAGACGCATTGCAGAGCTAGAAGTACAGCAACAAAATGACACTTTGGCTTACCAACAACAAAATCAATTAGCTAAATCTCATCAACAATTGCAAGAACGGGTAGCCACTATTGCTCAGCGTAATCCGAACCATTGGATGGCATCAGAAGCTGAATATTTAGTGCGTATGGCTGGTCGAAAGTTATGGCTTGAAAACGACCCTAAAACTGCTGCAAGTTTACTGAGCTCGGCAGATGATCGTATTGAAGCAATGAAAGACCCTGCACTATTACCGATACGTCGCGCCCTTGCTCATGACCTAGCCCAAACTAATGCCATTAAAACAACAGATGTAGCAGGTACCATCTATTCGATAGATAGTATATTAAATCAATTAGATAGCTTGCCATTAAATCGCGCTAAGGCCCAAACAGCTGAAGACTTGGCAGAGCAGCATGTGATGACGGATTCGTTAGATGATTGGCAAAGCAATCTCGCTAAAACATGGCATTCGGTTACTGATGGTTTCATCACAATTAGAAAACGCACAACAGATCTGGAGCCGTTACTGGCTCCAGATCAACAATGGTACTTAATCGAAAATATTCGTAATAAGCTACTGCAAGCACAGCTGGCTTTATATCAACACGATGAAGTCAATTACCGTCAATCAATTGGGTTTGCCCGTACTTGGATCCAGCAATATTTTGATTTAGATGAAGCGCAAACTCAAGAGACCATGACAGCTTTGGATGCACTCATTACTGTTAAAATTGAGCAAGTAAAACATACCAATTTTGAGTCGACTCGGTTGCTACAGCAACTCATTACCTTCGGCTCATTGGTTCCTGCAGAGGAACCGCAACTATGA
- a CDS encoding class I adenylate cyclase, with the protein MIENVCSSADIANQLNLVRYERVQSLLSPKQQKLFDLIGYLIQHHHPQLPGGNSALTPFGISQYQDSKNDYLACDAFNLPKLASNTAEPCAFEGVYSMGSTASFGQNPKSDVDVWLVYKANLSLADLSLITEKATALTQWFASFDFEVNFYLVHPLQFRECSAFENCYSSLGEEHSGSTQHWLLLEEFYRSHIRLAGKTVGWWPNSIQDESVLFLGDVQSMPATEYFGASLWQLYKGLNKPHKALLKVLLLETYAADYPESHFITAQIWQQCEQGDFSESNDAYLILYQRIERYLLSKRDIRRLEIVRRCFYLKCGVNLTNACVGSDWRRNKMQQLVNDWSWPPSLLETLDNSQHWHSGQLKWFNKQLNELLLISYRTLLEFASKQALSDRFRVEELGMLARKLHTYFSDDEHQLLPLNKLWSRSVFEPNMTIIHSIKESRYYLYRQPLKSGQLLGESSIIKADTPTALIAWSAMNGISTDDTSWQEYGRKKHRSSVLTALASRLVPLLTTANKVSKAELCQPYFYKKVIVVANVDGDPTLKWQGQEIMIDYMNGNVFSLGKKQQNMLSTVELICLNSWGEWQCHRFKGEQGLLEALAFVALGLKGTPDQVDIEVVVCAERLKKQINDALLSVFHLCVKYCHDARASSALMHPIELSDKRFGLYFNSMGMVYKELKGREVKVAPIKVERFKKPELTAPVAVLKQDPYRSIPSVIKLYISKGAKQYFLRQRPDALDVFIIDEVNQLKHQIFDDLSMKELVEKESHSFAFERDDSSLHYFNMPQFFKLERIDGELNVVPFGVAMNELSSDI; encoded by the coding sequence TTGATAGAGAATGTTTGTTCTTCAGCCGACATAGCCAATCAACTTAATCTTGTTCGCTACGAACGAGTTCAATCTTTGTTGTCACCAAAACAGCAAAAGCTGTTTGATCTCATTGGATACCTCATTCAACATCATCACCCACAACTTCCTGGCGGTAATTCTGCATTAACGCCTTTTGGTATTAGCCAATATCAAGATTCTAAAAATGATTACCTGGCTTGTGATGCATTCAATTTACCTAAATTGGCATCAAACACTGCAGAGCCTTGTGCTTTCGAAGGTGTTTACTCAATGGGCAGTACAGCAAGCTTTGGCCAAAACCCTAAAAGTGATGTTGATGTATGGCTGGTTTATAAAGCCAATTTAAGTCTTGCCGACCTAAGCTTGATTACTGAAAAAGCCACAGCGCTAACTCAGTGGTTTGCTTCCTTTGATTTTGAAGTTAATTTTTACTTAGTTCATCCATTGCAATTTCGTGAATGTAGCGCCTTTGAAAACTGTTATAGCTCGTTAGGCGAGGAACATAGCGGCAGCACACAGCATTGGTTATTACTGGAAGAGTTTTATCGCTCGCACATTCGGCTGGCCGGTAAAACGGTGGGTTGGTGGCCAAATTCAATTCAAGATGAGTCGGTATTGTTTTTAGGTGATGTGCAATCCATGCCTGCTACAGAGTATTTTGGCGCTTCATTATGGCAATTGTATAAAGGCTTAAACAAACCCCATAAAGCCTTACTGAAAGTATTACTGTTAGAAACCTATGCCGCTGACTATCCAGAGTCGCACTTTATTACTGCACAAATTTGGCAGCAATGTGAACAGGGTGATTTTTCAGAGTCCAATGATGCTTATTTGATTTTATATCAACGTATTGAACGTTATTTATTAAGTAAGCGCGATATCAGACGTTTAGAGATTGTACGCCGCTGTTTTTACCTAAAGTGCGGTGTAAATTTAACCAATGCGTGTGTTGGTAGTGATTGGCGTCGCAACAAAATGCAGCAGTTGGTTAATGATTGGAGTTGGCCGCCCAGCTTGCTAGAAACCCTAGACAACAGCCAACACTGGCACTCTGGTCAGCTGAAATGGTTTAATAAACAACTGAATGAGTTGTTATTAATCAGCTACCGTACCTTGTTAGAGTTTGCCTCAAAGCAAGCATTAAGCGATCGATTCAGAGTTGAAGAACTAGGCATGCTTGCGCGCAAACTTCATACCTACTTTAGTGATGATGAGCACCAGCTGTTGCCATTAAATAAGTTATGGAGCCGCTCGGTATTCGAACCGAACATGACCATTATTCATAGCATTAAAGAATCTCGCTATTATCTTTATCGCCAGCCGCTAAAGTCAGGACAACTATTAGGTGAGTCATCAATTATTAAGGCTGATACCCCCACGGCTCTGATTGCTTGGTCTGCCATGAATGGTATTTCTACTGATGACACTTCTTGGCAAGAATATGGCCGTAAAAAGCACCGTTCTAGTGTGTTAACCGCATTAGCTAGTCGCCTAGTTCCTCTACTCACCACGGCCAATAAAGTCTCAAAGGCGGAGTTATGTCAGCCTTATTTTTACAAAAAAGTCATTGTGGTGGCGAATGTTGATGGCGACCCTACTTTGAAGTGGCAAGGCCAAGAAATCATGATTGACTACATGAATGGCAATGTTTTCTCATTAGGTAAAAAGCAACAAAATATGCTGTCGACTGTTGAACTGATTTGCCTCAACAGTTGGGGCGAATGGCAATGTCATCGTTTTAAAGGAGAGCAAGGTTTATTAGAAGCGCTCGCCTTTGTAGCCTTAGGGCTAAAAGGCACACCTGATCAGGTTGATATTGAGGTTGTGGTGTGTGCTGAAAGACTTAAAAAACAAATTAATGATGCACTATTATCAGTGTTTCATCTTTGCGTTAAATATTGCCATGATGCGAGAGCATCATCAGCGCTAATGCATCCAATTGAGTTGTCAGATAAGCGTTTCGGTTTGTATTTTAATTCAATGGGTATGGTCTATAAAGAGCTTAAAGGGAGAGAAGTTAAAGTTGCTCCAATAAAAGTTGAGCGATTTAAAAAGCCTGAACTAACAGCTCCGGTCGCGGTATTGAAGCAAGATCCTTATCGCAGCATTCCCAGTGTGATTAAATTATATATTTCAAAAGGCGCTAAACAGTACTTTTTAAGACAGCGTCCCGATGCACTGGATGTTTTTATCATTGATGAGGTTAATCAGTTAAAACATCAAATCTTTGATGACCTGTCGATGAAGGAATTAGTTGAAAAAGAAAGTCACAGCTTCGCCTTCGAGCGAGATGATTCGTCGCTGCACTATTTTAATATGCCGCAATTTTTTAAACTGGAAAGAATTGATGGTGAGCTTAATGTGGTGCCATTCGGGGTGGCGATGAATGAATTGAGTTCAGATATCTAA
- a CDS encoding uroporphyrinogen-III synthase: MQVLLTRPEGRNQAMVQQLQDKGVGFIVTPLLAVAPTHFTIEPQQLSQTDCIIFISTNAVNFAAQSLKGRFPNCRYYAVGQATADALTQYNIRAEVAPADSQDSEGLLSLASLAEIKQQRIMIVRGVGGRETIAEQLSLRQANVNYWEVYQRVMPKLDAQSVCSQWQTAKIDTIVVTSGEVLVNLINLVPKELFAWLQSCHIIVPSHRVEQRAKTAGFCHVTNANGANNQAVLQALSL, from the coding sequence ATGCAAGTCTTGCTAACGCGCCCTGAAGGGCGCAATCAAGCGATGGTGCAACAGCTCCAAGATAAAGGTGTCGGCTTTATTGTCACGCCTTTATTAGCTGTTGCTCCAACTCATTTCACCATTGAACCTCAACAACTTTCTCAAACTGACTGCATTATTTTTATCAGTACTAATGCAGTAAATTTTGCAGCGCAGTCACTCAAAGGTCGATTCCCCAATTGTCGCTATTATGCGGTTGGTCAAGCTACTGCTGATGCTTTAACTCAATATAATATCCGCGCCGAAGTTGCTCCAGCAGACAGCCAAGATAGTGAAGGATTGTTATCACTTGCTTCGTTAGCAGAGATAAAACAGCAACGGATCATGATAGTTCGAGGAGTTGGCGGCAGAGAAACCATTGCAGAACAATTAAGCTTAAGACAAGCCAATGTTAACTATTGGGAAGTTTACCAAAGAGTGATGCCAAAGCTTGATGCACAAAGCGTTTGCAGCCAATGGCAAACTGCTAAAATTGACACTATTGTCGTCACCAGTGGCGAAGTCCTTGTTAATCTAATTAATCTTGTTCCAAAAGAGTTATTTGCATGGTTGCAATCATGTCATATCATAGTGCCTAGTCACCGAGTGGAACAAAGGGCGAAAACAGCAGGATTTTGTCACGTCACCAATGCTAATGGCGCGAACAATCAAGCTGTTTTACAAGCGTTATCTCTTTAA
- a CDS encoding heme biosynthesis HemY N-terminal domain-containing protein, translating to MIKILAYVIIILIGFCISPFIIGNTGYVYIAAGEYQIETSLVFGLLGLVLFYCALQLLEWLIIFLLNIVINSRYLPERWRREAAKKYTMQGALALAEEDWPNAEKAMAKGAAKGELPALNLFAAARAAHHQRNTNARDKYLAEAAKDPLTKAAVNTSKTRYLIQQGKLTEARIELDALNPTSKSKAPVLKLALDLYQLQQDWQALKILLPVIRKRQIVSEQASSDIEHSTNTALLTSAAKISEQELEKCWHWLSKSERNQAKLIAIYAQGLCQYNRKKDALKLITKSLKSEPESDMLSKLPLLIDSEDEDIRKLLYRFKQTHAHNAEYQICLAKLAQQQRDIKSAKSHWSQVCEIMPKREYWLALAQTQEQLGENTPALQSYRKAANSTE from the coding sequence ATGATTAAAATCCTAGCTTATGTCATCATCATTCTAATTGGTTTTTGTATTAGCCCTTTTATTATTGGCAATACAGGCTATGTCTATATCGCAGCAGGTGAATACCAAATTGAAACCAGCCTAGTTTTTGGTTTACTGGGGTTAGTACTGTTTTATTGTGCTTTACAGTTACTTGAATGGTTAATTATCTTTTTACTTAATATCGTCATTAACAGCCGATACTTACCAGAAAGGTGGCGTAGAGAAGCCGCCAAGAAATATACCATGCAAGGCGCGCTTGCCCTCGCAGAGGAAGACTGGCCAAATGCAGAAAAAGCCATGGCAAAAGGTGCTGCAAAAGGCGAGCTACCAGCTTTAAACCTTTTTGCTGCCGCAAGAGCTGCTCATCACCAACGAAATACTAATGCACGTGATAAGTATCTCGCTGAAGCTGCTAAAGATCCTTTAACGAAAGCAGCAGTCAATACTTCTAAAACTCGCTATTTGATCCAACAAGGTAAGTTAACTGAAGCTCGCATTGAACTTGATGCCTTAAATCCAACCAGTAAAAGTAAAGCTCCAGTTCTCAAGCTGGCATTAGATCTTTATCAGTTGCAACAAGACTGGCAAGCGTTGAAAATTTTATTACCCGTGATCCGTAAACGACAAATAGTTTCTGAGCAAGCATCTAGTGATATTGAACACTCAACCAATACAGCCTTGCTGACATCAGCGGCAAAAATTAGCGAGCAAGAGCTAGAAAAGTGCTGGCATTGGCTGAGTAAATCAGAACGTAATCAAGCTAAGTTAATTGCGATATATGCTCAAGGGTTATGCCAATATAATCGCAAGAAGGATGCCTTAAAGCTCATAACTAAGAGCCTTAAATCCGAACCGGAATCAGATATGTTATCTAAATTGCCATTATTAATTGACTCGGAAGATGAGGATATCCGAAAGCTATTGTATCGCTTTAAGCAGACTCATGCACATAATGCCGAATACCAAATTTGTTTAGCAAAACTAGCTCAGCAACAGCGCGATATTAAGTCAGCCAAAAGTCATTGGTCTCAGGTCTGTGAAATTATGCCTAAACGTGAATATTGGTTAGCTTTAGCCCAAACTCAAGAACAACTTGGTGAAAATACACCTGCGTTACAGAGTTATCGTAAAGCTGCGAATTCCACTGAATAG
- a CDS encoding DUF484 family protein has product MEDLPLDELMIREYLLDNPEFFNRYPELLLAMRLSHHERGSVSLIERRQEMLRGRVTQLEEEITSLMKIATENEKIFRFNSDLSMKILKCEDLGELRQVLSEKLKTEFGFTHVRLITVHDIDSELANIWRQRIQQGFYFGRLTQSESKRLFGTEVGSVALTKLSDENGQVIFGVASADAAHFHPDMDHLFFQQIRDLLDHMLPKF; this is encoded by the coding sequence ATGGAAGACTTGCCTCTTGATGAGTTGATGATCCGCGAATACTTGCTCGATAACCCTGAGTTTTTTAATCGCTACCCTGAGCTACTGTTAGCAATGCGACTGTCGCATCACGAACGCGGTTCAGTGTCGTTGATTGAACGTCGCCAAGAAATGCTGCGTGGGCGCGTTACCCAGCTTGAAGAAGAAATTACCTCTTTAATGAAGATAGCCACTGAAAACGAGAAGATATTCCGTTTTAACAGTGATTTATCGATGAAAATCTTAAAGTGTGAAGATCTGGGTGAGCTCAGACAAGTGCTATCTGAAAAGTTAAAGACTGAATTTGGCTTTACTCATGTTCGCTTAATTACTGTCCATGATATCGACAGTGAGTTAGCCAATATCTGGCGTCAACGTATCCAACAAGGTTTTTACTTTGGCCGCCTGACACAGTCTGAATCTAAACGACTTTTTGGTACAGAAGTCGGTTCGGTAGCATTGACTAAATTATCTGACGAAAACGGCCAAGTTATTTTTGGTGTGGCTTCAGCAGATGCTGCTCATTTTCACCCTGATATGGATCATCTCTTTTTCCAACAAATAAGAGACTTATTGGATCATATGTTGCCAAAATTCTAA
- the dapF gene encoding diaminopimelate epimerase: MIQFTKMHGLGNDFMVVDGVTQNVFFSPDQIRRLADRNFGIGFDQLLLVEPPYDPDLDFHYRIFNADGGEVEQCGNGARCFARFVRNKGLINKYKIRVSTSSGKMTLRLERDGTVTVNMGVPVTEPGKIPFRAKRPEKTYLLQTPKQTFLCGAISMGNPHCVLEVDDVATAEVEDIGQMLTKHERFPKGVNVGFMQVVDRGHIKLRVYERGAAETLACGTGACAAVAIGIMQNKLDRQVKVDLPGGRLTINWEGEGKPLWMTGPAEHVFDGQIQL; the protein is encoded by the coding sequence TTGATCCAATTCACCAAGATGCATGGACTGGGTAATGACTTTATGGTGGTTGATGGCGTGACACAAAATGTGTTTTTTTCGCCTGATCAAATTCGCCGTTTAGCCGACCGTAATTTCGGTATTGGCTTTGACCAACTCTTGTTAGTTGAGCCGCCGTACGATCCTGATTTAGATTTCCATTATCGAATCTTTAACGCCGATGGTGGTGAAGTCGAACAATGTGGTAATGGCGCTCGCTGTTTTGCCCGCTTCGTGCGTAATAAAGGCTTAATTAATAAGTACAAAATTCGTGTAAGTACCAGTTCAGGTAAAATGACCTTGCGACTTGAACGTGACGGCACTGTTACCGTTAATATGGGCGTACCTGTTACCGAACCCGGCAAAATTCCTTTTCGTGCTAAACGCCCTGAAAAAACCTATTTACTGCAAACGCCAAAGCAAACGTTCTTGTGTGGCGCTATTTCAATGGGCAACCCTCATTGTGTGCTTGAGGTGGACGATGTTGCGACTGCAGAGGTTGAAGATATCGGCCAAATGCTGACTAAGCATGAACGTTTCCCTAAAGGGGTGAATGTTGGCTTTATGCAAGTTGTCGATCGCGGCCATATCAAATTGAGAGTGTATGAACGTGGCGCCGCAGAAACACTAGCTTGTGGCACAGGCGCATGCGCTGCTGTAGCAATCGGAATTATGCAAAATAAATTAGACAGGCAAGTTAAAGTTGATTTACCTGGTGGCCGCTTGACCATTAATTGGGAAGGTGAAGGAAAGCCATTATGGATGACTGGGCCTGCGGAACACGTTTTTGATGGACAAATCCAGTTATGA
- the lptM gene encoding LPS translocon maturation chaperone LptM produces MRLFLLVMLASLSIIGCGQQGPLYKSPEVETNQEERKPQEPTSEKTEQKTQEQSQEST; encoded by the coding sequence ATGAGACTGTTTTTATTAGTAATGCTTGCTAGCCTATCCATTATTGGCTGCGGACAACAAGGCCCGTTATATAAATCTCCTGAAGTAGAAACCAATCAGGAAGAGCGAAAACCGCAAGAGCCTACTAGTGAAAAAACCGAACAAAAAACTCAAGAGCAGTCTCAAGAGTCGACATAA